Genomic DNA from Danio rerio strain Tuebingen ecotype United States chromosome 5, GRCz12tu, whole genome shotgun sequence:
CTCCGAGGAGCATGAAACGTTTTAACTTTTGTTACATTTTCAAAGCACTGACACGTTAAGATTGATTGCTTGGATTTGTTTGTATGGACTTAAAATTATGTGAAGTATTATTGGTTATTAATTATAAGAACTTCTTTgtgttataattttttgttttattttcagatacTACAACCTTAAGtcaatatttcttattttttcgcaattatttatatttttattgttttttgtacgTGAGGCATGTTGCATTACCTTAACTGGAAGATTAATATTTAATGTCTTTTATTTCACTTGAAGATAGGtgataaaactgaaaaaatggTGAGACCACAATCAGGATCTCCTCGTTCCAAACACAGGTTTGATTTagatatgtaatatttaattCTGATTGAACTAAGTTTATCATTATAAGTGAgactaaaatgttgtttattctCATACAGGCCTTTCTCAGACAACTACAATAGCATGAATCATGAAGGGCGATATGGCCCCCCTTCAAGAAGCCAAAGAGGTTTCAGAGGGCCTCCTGGAAAAGCCCCTCCGAGTTGGAGAGTTCACAACAGTAGTGGATCCCAGCCCTACCCCAAGAGGCCTTCCTCACTCATGGGTGAACGCAGAGAGCGACCACACGGACAGTGGATGCAGAACCAGGATCACTTCCATCCGTATCCCAACTCGCAGGATTCACAGAGAGGCCGAAGGAGGCCATCACCACCCCGCTCAAGTCGCCCTCCCCCAGTACAGCACAGGCAATCCCCTCATACCTCTATACATGGACCGCCTAGCCACAGAGCACCAGTATTCCATGGAAACCACCCTAGACACACATCTCCATCTAGACACGGATCTTTTCATGGCCCTCCATCAGATCGACGGATTCCTTCACCTCATAATTCCTTCAGGGGTCCACAGCGACGCCCAAGCCCTCAGGATCATGACAGGAGCTGGGGTCCCACTCCCCGGGAGAGGCCTTTTGGCCGACCAGCACTTGGTGGGCACCACTGGAATGGCCCAGGAGGTTACCCTCATCCCCACAGTGGGGATTCGAGGTTCCCTGGCCCACCCCACAGAAAGCCCAGAGAATTTCATGGAAGGAGTTCATATCCAGAGAGGTACACAAATGAAGCTGTACAAGCTGGGTaatttaattatacaattatGTGTTAGTTTGCGAAGTCAAGTACACACTGCAGGGTGGTGAGAGTAAATCCCAGCTGCCTTCAGCTTTTTGTCACTGTAAAGTACCACAGGATCTAATAATAAAGCCCCTAAAGTCAAACAGTCTGTCTGGAGAAAATGTAAAAACCATTTGAGGCATTTCCCACTTAAAGTAATACCACCACAGAAGTGATATGGCATTCAGTAGCCTGGGGCTGGATCTAAATTAATAGAAGTTAAGAGCTTCCACACAGCTCAAGCTGCACAAACTGGCATTATAACCaacatgtttgtattgtttgtaatGGATATGTAGGTGGTCTGCAGAGAGAGATCAACGTGCACCGCATGGAGACCTTAGAAGGGATGTTCGGCGCCCCAGCATGGAATTTGCACACAGAGGAGGAGGCAGTCCACACTCTCGGCCCCCTTACAGATCACCAGCACGAAGACCTGGCCCACCCCCACCTGGCTCGTCGATCAGACCTTATCCGCTTATGCGACTACAAGACAGGCAGATTGGACGACCAATGAAGAGGAGGAATCAAGATTTCAGACGGCCGCCTCCACTTAGCAGTTTGGAGCATGGGCCGCCAAAGCGTTTCCGCAGGGAACTGTCTGTGAGACCTCTTCCTCTTCGGGGCTTCAGAGGTCGTGGTTTGACCCTTGTTGATAAGAGTCGACTGCTTAAGGCACGAAGGTTCAGAGCAGAGTCGGTGACGCAGTTCAAACTCCCACCACCAAGGCCAAGATTATCAGACAGAGTCCAGAAACCCAAGCCTCAGACAACACCAAAAAATGGCAAAGATTCTTCAGGAGTGCCACTACGCAAGATGCCACTCAAAAAGATGCCATCTTCTAGAGAGTCATCCCCCAACACCGACTCCAAGACTGCAGTTGCTGAGAGGGACTCTGAATCAAAGGTGGAATCCCGTCGCTCTGAGAGCGCACACAGGTATGGTATCACCCCTCACATTGTGGCAATGGGCGCGTGATGTTTAGAAGGTCAAGCTTCCTGTTTTACAATGGCACAACTTTCAACAAATGGGTGTCACCTGAATGATGAAATGgatgagagaaaaaaagaaaatcatgccCGTTTTCCTCATTATTTTCAACAGTATGATGTTAAACCTGTCATTGTCCAGAATACTTCTGTCCTCAACAAGAGAATGTGATAAGAGATAAGCAAGCTCtttcaaaagtctttttttttaaccaaaagtCACATGCAGTTTGTTCCATGATGCATCCTCCACATCGACTTTGATCCAAAAGGGATGATTAAAGTTTCTTTCGGTGAGGGAAATGGTTTTTAATCCTTATTCTTACGTTTTTGCTGAAGGAAAGTCTGTCATGATATACCTACAATGTTCTGCCGCAGTATGCAGCTCACTGCAGTAACGCAAGCACAAATCAATCTCACAAGTGTGGGGCATGGACAGTGCATAGGAATTTCTTGGAAAATGGAAATATTTCAATGGACTTAAATGGAGAAGAATTTTACACAGCAGAGCATTTTCAACATTGAAATACTGCTGATGTGTCTTATCAAGTTGTACCCTCTGAAGAATTGACATGATTGGCTGGATGAAGGAAACAGATTGACTCTGTGGCTGGAAATCAGATTAAGAACAAAAATAACTCCTTTTATAAAGGCATGTACATTTACCTAATAGATGTTGAAAGATTTTGTCAGCATCTAATAAGATGACCATTTTCCAAAAATGAATACCCAATAATCATAGTAACTTTTTGTAACAAGAGACCTCTTCAAGTAAGAACCACGATGAGAAAGAAGACTTGCATTCATGACAGATCAACAAAGATGGGAACACACTGAACCAGTCATCACATGGGTGGTTTTTATGAAATCTTTAAACTTTCACAAAATATGCTCTGAATTGCCATGTTGATGACTTGCAGAGACCCCTTGTACCTCTACAACTCTCTTCACTGAAATGGAGGTTGTGCTGAAGACACAATACAGATTTGTCTAGTGAAATATGGTTACCAGATACCAACCATTCATTTGTAGTCCCCTCAATAGATGTTTTGGAACAGAAGATCTGCTTAAGGATTTATATGAAGATTCATGAAGATGCATATACAGAGAAGATAATTGAAACACCAGCAATGCACAAGCAGTGTGAAGTTTCATCAAGGAGAACTGGCCAAAAATGGTACAAATCAACAACGTTCA
This window encodes:
- the si:ch211-114c12.2 gene encoding uncharacterized protein isoform X1, encoding MVRPQSGSPRSKHRPFSDNYNSMNHEGRYGPPSRSQRGFRGPPGKAPPSWRVHNSSGSQPYPKRPSSLMGERRERPHGQWMQNQDHFHPYPNSQDSQRGRRRPSPPRSSRPPPVQHRQSPHTSIHGPPSHRAPVFHGNHPRHTSPSRHGSFHGPPSDRRIPSPHNSFRGPQRRPSPQDHDRSWGPTPRERPFGRPALGGHHWNGPGGYPHPHSGDSRFPGPPHRKPREFHGRSSYPESSSPIDRRLSRDLVVVSHWEAGHKPSTSPRNSAPWRNKASRSKSEESESRGNLTLNERFTKLQSPPSSSQEQKERRSSGSPPKTRKPVAFQRPGFRPAVGVKRPSAPDGVIRKPLMSTLIPRPTFNQKSVFKKSQSIMSKYKNLQTLRHKVPHQRQATSYRRW
- the si:ch211-114c12.2 gene encoding uncharacterized protein LOC336578, which encodes MVRPQSGSPRSKHRPFSDNYNSMNHEGRYGPPSRSQRGFRGPPGKAPPSWRVHNSSGSQPYPKRPSSLMGERRERPHGQWMQNQDHFHPYPNSQDSQRGRRRPSPPRSSRPPPVQHRQSPHTSIHGPPSHRAPVFHGNHPRHTSPSRHGSFHGPPSDRRIPSPHNSFRGPQRRPSPQDHDRSWGPTPRERPFGRPALGGHHWNGPGGYPHPHSGDSRFPGPPHRKPREFHGRSSYPERWSAERDQRAPHGDLRRDVRRPSMEFAHRGGGSPHSRPPYRSPARRPGPPPPGSSIRPYPLMRLQDRQIGRPMKRRNQDFRRPPPLSSLEHGPPKRFRRELSVRPLPLRGFRGRGLTLVDKSRLLKARRFRAESVTQFKLPPPRPRLSDRVQKPKPQTTPKNGKDSSGVPLRKMPLKKMPSSRESSPNTDSKTAVAERDSESKVESRRSESAHSSSPIDRRLSRDLVVVSHWEAGHKPSTSPRNSAPWRNKASRSKSEESESRGNLTLNERFTKLQSPPSSSQEQKERRSSGSPPKTRKPVAFQRPGFRPAVGVKRPSAPDGVIRKPLMSTLIPRPTFNQKSVFKKSQSIMSKYKNLQTLRHKVPHQRQATSYRRW